The following is a genomic window from Capnocytophaga stomatis.
CCTACCGAATTGACAAACAATTGCTTGATACGCTAATGAAGCAAGAAACATTCCTTCTCGTTAAGTCGCAAATTATGGAAGAACTCTTCGTACAGAAAGCCCGCAAGGAAATACAATTCCTCACACAATCACCGGAAGAAATATATAAACAACTTATTGAAAAAGAACCTGTTTTAGTACAAAAATTACCTTTGAAATACATCGCCTCATACATAGGAATAACTCCGCAGGCACTTAGCCGAATTCGCAGGCGCATCGTAACGGAATAGAAAAAGAGAAATGTTTGTAGCATAAAACCATTTTTTAACCGAGGTTCATTTTTTAGAGAAAATATAGTCGTTACTTTGCCGTAGAACGATAAAAATCTTTCAAAAAATGAGAACGTTAGCAATTTATTTTTGTTTAATTTTAATTGGAGGAATGATGAAATCAAATGCTCAAAACTCGGACTATATGCGTATGATTGAGTACGCCATTAAAGCCCCTTCCGGACACAATACGCAACCTTGGTTGTTTGAAATGACAGATAATCAGATAATAATTCATCCTAATTTTGATAAACATCTTGCTGCGGTTGATGGTGATAATCGTGAACTTTTTATCAGCTTGGGGTGTGCAACTGAAAATTTATGTCTGGCAGCTTTGGTGTTGAGTTATCAGCCAAATGTGAGCGTTTCCCCACAAGGAATCATCACGGTTCATTTGGAAAAATCAGAACTTGTAGAAAAAGATTTGCTTTTTGACCAAATTGAAACACGGCAGACAAATCGGTCGGTTTACAATAAGAAAGAAATCCCTGAAGAGGAGCTAAAAAGTATCTTGCAATGTTTTGAAGAAGAGGGAAATGGAGCCATTTATGCGTGGAAAAACAAAACTTCGGAGTTTGATTTGCTTTGCCAATTTGTGATGAAAGGAAATGAAATCCAGATGAATGATGAGGCTTTCAAACAAGAGCTTCTTTCGTGGATACGTTTTAACAAACGACACTCCGAAAAGACAAATGATGGTATCAGTTATGCCGCTTTGGGTGCTCCCAATCTGCCTCTTTTTATCACCAAACCCATTGTAAAAGCGTCGCTTAGCAGTAAAAAGCAAAATAAAACAGATGCTAAGAAAATAGCTTCTTCCTCGCACATAGTTCTTTTAACAAGTACGGAAAATACGGTGGTTTCGTGGGTAAAAACGGGACGCATTCTGCAACGATTTTTGCTATTGCTCACCCAGAAAGGCATTGCTCACGCATATCTTAATCAGCCTTGCGAAATTCCCGAATTACGGCAAAAAATGCAAAAAGAATTACCTATAAAAGGCGAGATACCTCAAATTCTTTTGCGTATCGGTTATGCAAAACCGCTCCCTTATTCAAAACGAAAATCCGTTGAAGAGGTAATCAAAAAGTAGATTGCGGGCTTTATTGGCATCTTGCTTGAAAACTCGATGAACACATCGGTAAGGAAGGAAATATCGTTGAAAAACATCGCGTTATAACGCTTTTATGAAGAGAAAATAAAGTTCTGCTTAAAAATCCACCGTTGTAAATCTGAAATTCATTGCATCTATAAGCAGTAGTTGATTGGTTTGTACGGGTAGTTGCAGACTTATTTTCAGTACTTGCATCGCCATAAGGCTGCCTACAATTCCTGTCAAAGCTCCCAACACGCCAAATTTGTCGCAAGTTTGGGCGTTATCGGGTTGTGTGGGGAAAAGGTCGCGGAGTTGCTTGCTTCCTTGGTAGTTAAAAACCGCAACCTGCCCTTCAAACGAAAATACACTGCCATATACCAGCGGTTTGTCGTGCTGTACACAGGCATCGTTTACGAGGTAACGCGTAGCAAAGTTGTCCGACCCGTCAACCACGATATCATATTGGGGTACAAGCTCATCTGCGGTTTGTTCATTGATGTACAAATCAAGCGGATTGAAATCAATATGCGGATTGAAATTGTGTATAAACTCCGAAGCACTTTCCACCTTTTTTTTGCCGATGTTTTTTTCGGTGTGGATGATTTGTCGGTTTAGGTTATGTAGTTCGAGTGTGTCAAAATCGGCAACTGCAATTTTTCCAACGCCTGCAGCCACCAGATATTGCAAAACGGGACTTCCTAATCCTCCGGCTCCGATTACTAAAACCCTTGTGTTGCCCAGTTTTCGTTGTCCTTCCGTCCCGATTTCTTCCATAAAAATCTGACGGCTGTATCTATTGAAAAGTTTGTCGTTCATCTGCGTTTTTTTGTCTCGTGGTTTGTTATTTTTCTCAGGATGAATGCTTTTGTTTTTGTATGCGATTGTAAATTAAACTGAAAAACTTTTGTCCCAATCTTTCATTACAGGGTCGTAGCCTTTTTGTTTGATGATTTCTCGGAAAACTTCCATTGGGCGTTCGTCGTTGATTTCAAATTGTTCCAATGATTCTTCGTCGGTGGTGTATCCGCCCGGATTGGTTTTCGAGCCGGCACTCATAGAAGTCGCCCCAATGCCGATGACATTATTTCGGAAGACGGCACTTTCACGAGTAGAGATGGATATTTCCAAATCGAAGTTCCAAATGCGATATGCACAGATAAGTTGCAACAAATCGCGGTCGTTCATCACGAAATTCGGTTCTATGATGCCTTGTGCCGGTCGCAATCGAGGAAAAGATACGGAATATTTGCTTTTCCAGTATTTTTTTTGAAGATAATCAATGTGTAGTGCGGTGAAAAAACTGTCTATACGCCAATCTTCCAATCCCAGCAGAACGCCTAATCCTATTTTATGAATATTTGCCTGCCCGATGCGGTCGGGGGTATCCAATCGGTAGTTGAAATTCGATTTTTTTCCTTTTGGGTGGTAGGTTTTATACACTTCTTTGTGGTAAGTTTCCTGATAGACCATTACGGCGTACGTACCGGCTTGTTGCAACTCGGTATATTGCTCGGCAGAAAGAGGTTGCACTTCGATGGAAATATTAGCAAAGTGAGGTTTCAACACTTTGAGGGCGTTGAGAAAATACGCCTGCCCTACAATATGATTTGCCTCGCCACTTACTAAAAGTACGTGTTCGACTTCCATTTTTTTTAGTACTTCTGCTTCCTGAAGTAGTTCGGCATCAGTGAGAGTTCGGCGTCGTATTTTATTGTCAAAACTAAATCCGCAGTAGGTACAGATGTTGTTGCACTCATTGCTTACGTAAAGTGGTGCATAAAGCTGAATGGTTTTCCCGAAACGCTGTTGGGTAAGCCGTTGGGTAAGCTGTGCCATTTCTTCCAGAAAAGGAGCTGCCGCAGGTGAAACAAGTATCAGGAAGTCCTCCACGGTATGTTTCTTTTTGACAAGTGTGAAGCGTACATCCTCGGCGGTGGTATTGTAGATTCGTTCTTTTATATTGTCCCAAGAATAGGTTTCAAATAATTCGATGAAAGACATTGTTGTTTTGGTTTATTTCTTTTGGATGTTATTTTTAGAAATACGATTTCAGAATAGTTTTGCCTTTTCAGATTTTTGTTACATTAGGAATCCCGTCAAAGGGCTGGATGCTTCGGCGTGTTTTTGTGTGCTTCCCAGTCCGCTTTCGTAAGCACGTCTGCCGGCGATTACCGCTTCTTTGAAGGCGATAGCCATTTGTACGGGGTTTTGTGCTACGGCAATGGCGGTATTTACCAGTACAGCATCTGCTCCGAGCTCCATTGCTTTGGCAGCATCAGAGGGGGCTCCGATACCCGCATCAACCACCACTGGCACATTGGATTGCTCGATGATGATTTCCAGAAAGTCAATCGTTTTCAGTCCTTTGTTCGTCCCGATTGGTGAACCCAAAGGCATCACGGCGGCAGTACCCACTTCCTCCAAGCGTTTGCACAACACAGGATCGGCGTGAATGTAAGGCAAGACCACAAAGCCTAATTTGGCAAGTTCTTCCGTAGCTTTGAGCGTTTCGATAGGATCGGGCAAAAGGTAGCGCGGGTCGGGATGGATTTCCAACTTTACCCAGTTGGTTTGCAAGGCTTCACGGGCGAGTTGAGCCACCAATACGGCTTCTTTGGCATTCCTTGCTCCCGATGTGTTAGGTAATAAATTTACGCCAGGCAACTGCAAGTGTTTGAGCAAATCGTCGCTTTGGTTTTGGTAATCTACACGTTTTAATGCCATTGTTACCAATTCACTCCCCGAGGCTTTTACACTTTCGGACATTAAATCGAGTGAGCCGAATTTGCCTGTTCCGAGAAATAATCGTGATTGAAATTCTTTATCTGCTATTTTCATTTTCTGTAAAAGTTGATTCTATTTGTTTTAAAAGTTCTGGTTTTTCCGTAAGCAATCCCGAGATAGCTACGCCGTAAAGTCCGCACTTTTTCAATAGAGAAATATCTCCTAATTCAATACCTCCGATGGCATAAATGGGAGGAGATGATAGATTATTTTTTTTCAAGTGATGAAGGATTTTTTGAAAACCCTCAACCCCCAAAATCGGACTTAATTTCTCTTTGGTAGTTGTAAACCGAAAAGGCCCTAAGCCAATGTAATCACAACCTTCCGCAATGCGTTGGAGTACATCTTGGAGAGTATTTGCCGTCCCTCCGATGATTTTTTTTGTTCCCAACAAAGTCCGAGCCGAAGCCACTGAACTGTCCTGCAAACCTAAATGCACTCCGTCTGCATCTACCTTTTGGGCAACGTCTGGGTTGTCGTTGATGATGAGCAGTGCGTTGTGCTTTTGGCAACGGTTTTTTACCTCGACAGCCAATTCCAAAAGTGCGATTGGGTCGGTTGTTTTCCACCGCAATTGGATGAGCTTTCCACCGCAATCAAGTACTTTTTGAATATTTGCGAGTTGTTCTTCGGCAGTTTTTCCTTGTGATATATAATAGGTATGTTGCATATTTAAAAATTGTAATTTCCCAAAAGAGAAGAATGACTATTTAAAAACTTTTCAATGAATTGTTTAGCGTGTCGGCAGGCGTTTTCCAAATCGTAGCCTTTTGCCCAATGCCCCGCAATGGCACTTGACAACACACAACCCGAGCCGTGTTTGGGTGGGCAATCGGTTTGGGTTGGCAAAAGTTTTATTTTCTGCTTACCAATGTGCAAAATATCTTCTCCCTTTTCGGCTCTGTGTCCGCCTTTTTGATAAATCGCCGTTTGCAAATTGTTGAGTACCCCCATTTCCGACAAAAATTCAAATTCAGGTTGATTGGGCGTTATCAGATTGATTTCTGAAAGCGTTTCACCAAGTAATGACAGATTTTCTATGGAAAAGAAAGTACCTCCCGAACTGCTTTTGAGTACAGTATCCCACACAATGGGCAAGTTTTTATCTTTGTTGCGAATGGTTTTCACAATTTCCGACAAAAAAACGATATTGGGTACGATGCCTATTTTTACGCACCGAACCGCGTAACGGTCGAGCAAGGTTTCAACCGCTTCTACCACTTCCGCTATTGGGAGCCATTGCAATTTTCGGAAAGTATCTTCGGTTTGTAAAGTAAGCGCAGTAAGCACCGACAGCCCTTGTACGGAAAGTCGTTCAAAGGTTTTGATATCGGCAAGCACGCCCGCACCTCCCGAAGGGTCAAAGCCTGCAATGCTCATTACAAAAGGTCGGTCTGTTTGCATAATTGATAATTTTTCACTGGACTGTTTCTTTGCCACACAAAGCCTAAAAGTGCTATTCCATCAATGGATTCATTTGCCAAACGATGTAAGTTTTCGGCAGAAATTCCCCCCAAGGCAATAAGCTCCACAGCAGTATTGGTTCGCCTTTTTAATTCTTCAAAAACATTTTGCTTAATGCCGTAACCTTTTTTGGAAATACTCGCAAAAACAGGACTTAAAAAGGCGTATTGCCAAGTATCAGCCAACAGGTTAAATGCATCTATCGAATGCACCGAAGTAGAGAGCAAAAGGTGTTTTTTGTACCTTTCGTAGGCTTTGTTTTTTCGGTCGTTTTCGGAAAAGTGAAGCCTCTGAATGCCCAATTTTTCCGCCAAGTGATGAAAAGAATGTAAAACCAATCTACTTCGGTGCGTTTTATCTATCGCTTCAATGTAGTCAAGCATCATTTTTTCCGTGAACTGCGGTTTTCGGATGTGAAAATAGTTCAATCCTTCGTTCAAAAGACCATTCACCCAATAGGTTTCATCGGGATAGGCTTTTTCAGGAGAAATAATGATGCTTTTTAGAGATTCCATTCCGTTTTACGAATAAATTTCTTTTCCTGCTTTGATAAATTCTTTGGACATATCTTTCATACCTTTTTCGGCTACATCGCGGATTTCCTGTGTAATTTTCATTGAGCAGAATTTCGGGCCACACATTGAGCAGAAATGAGCGATTTTTGCTCCTTCGGCTGGGAGGGTTTCGTCGTGAAATTCGCGTGCCGTATCGGGGTCAAGTGCCAAGTTGAACTGGTCTACCCAACGGAACTCAAAACGGGCTTTACTCAGCACATTGTCGCGGTATTGTGCCCCTGGATGTCCTTTGGCAAGGTCGGCAGCGTGGGCGGCAAGTTTGTAAGTAATTACTCCGTCTTTTACATCTTTTTTGTTAGGCAATCCTAAATGTTCT
Proteins encoded in this region:
- a CDS encoding Crp/Fnr family transcriptional regulator, whose protein sequence is MEIPTDLIYKYFSEITFSKGDYLLRAGEIEKYLYYIESGMVRIFHYDFRKDKETTVDFIFPNQFCLSYESFRDCTPSLLELQAISDVRAYRIDKQLLDTLMKQETFLLVKSQIMEELFVQKARKEIQFLTQSPEEIYKQLIEKEPVLVQKLPLKYIASYIGITPQALSRIRRRIVTE
- a CDS encoding Acg family FMN-binding oxidoreductase, which codes for MRTLAIYFCLILIGGMMKSNAQNSDYMRMIEYAIKAPSGHNTQPWLFEMTDNQIIIHPNFDKHLAAVDGDNRELFISLGCATENLCLAALVLSYQPNVSVSPQGIITVHLEKSELVEKDLLFDQIETRQTNRSVYNKKEIPEEELKSILQCFEEEGNGAIYAWKNKTSEFDLLCQFVMKGNEIQMNDEAFKQELLSWIRFNKRHSEKTNDGISYAALGAPNLPLFITKPIVKASLSSKKQNKTDAKKIASSSHIVLLTSTENTVVSWVKTGRILQRFLLLLTQKGIAHAYLNQPCEIPELRQKMQKELPIKGEIPQILLRIGYAKPLPYSKRKSVEEVIKK
- a CDS encoding HesA/MoeB/ThiF family protein — translated: MNDKLFNRYSRQIFMEEIGTEGQRKLGNTRVLVIGAGGLGSPVLQYLVAAGVGKIAVADFDTLELHNLNRQIIHTEKNIGKKKVESASEFIHNFNPHIDFNPLDLYINEQTADELVPQYDIVVDGSDNFATRYLVNDACVQHDKPLVYGSVFSFEGQVAVFNYQGSKQLRDLFPTQPDNAQTCDKFGVLGALTGIVGSLMAMQVLKISLQLPVQTNQLLLIDAMNFRFTTVDF
- the thiH gene encoding 2-iminoacetate synthase ThiH, whose product is MSFIELFETYSWDNIKERIYNTTAEDVRFTLVKKKHTVEDFLILVSPAAAPFLEEMAQLTQRLTQQRFGKTIQLYAPLYVSNECNNICTYCGFSFDNKIRRRTLTDAELLQEAEVLKKMEVEHVLLVSGEANHIVGQAYFLNALKVLKPHFANISIEVQPLSAEQYTELQQAGTYAVMVYQETYHKEVYKTYHPKGKKSNFNYRLDTPDRIGQANIHKIGLGVLLGLEDWRIDSFFTALHIDYLQKKYWKSKYSVSFPRLRPAQGIIEPNFVMNDRDLLQLICAYRIWNFDLEISISTRESAVFRNNVIGIGATSMSAGSKTNPGGYTTDEESLEQFEINDERPMEVFREIIKQKGYDPVMKDWDKSFSV
- a CDS encoding thiazole synthase, whose product is MKIADKEFQSRLFLGTGKFGSLDLMSESVKASGSELVTMALKRVDYQNQSDDLLKHLQLPGVNLLPNTSGARNAKEAVLVAQLAREALQTNWVKLEIHPDPRYLLPDPIETLKATEELAKLGFVVLPYIHADPVLCKRLEEVGTAAVMPLGSPIGTNKGLKTIDFLEIIIEQSNVPVVVDAGIGAPSDAAKAMELGADAVLVNTAIAVAQNPVQMAIAFKEAVIAGRRAYESGLGSTQKHAEASSPLTGFLM
- the thiE gene encoding thiamine phosphate synthase, yielding MQHTYYISQGKTAEEQLANIQKVLDCGGKLIQLRWKTTDPIALLELAVEVKNRCQKHNALLIINDNPDVAQKVDADGVHLGLQDSSVASARTLLGTKKIIGGTANTLQDVLQRIAEGCDYIGLGPFRFTTTKEKLSPILGVEGFQKILHHLKKNNLSSPPIYAIGGIELGDISLLKKCGLYGVAISGLLTEKPELLKQIESTFTENENSR
- a CDS encoding hydroxymethylpyrimidine/phosphomethylpyrimidine kinase, giving the protein MQTDRPFVMSIAGFDPSGGAGVLADIKTFERLSVQGLSVLTALTLQTEDTFRKLQWLPIAEVVEAVETLLDRYAVRCVKIGIVPNIVFLSEIVKTIRNKDKNLPIVWDTVLKSSSGGTFFSIENLSLLGETLSEINLITPNQPEFEFLSEMGVLNNLQTAIYQKGGHRAEKGEDILHIGKQKIKLLPTQTDCPPKHGSGCVLSSAIAGHWAKGYDLENACRHAKQFIEKFLNSHSSLLGNYNF
- a CDS encoding thiamine phosphate synthase; this encodes MESLKSIIISPEKAYPDETYWVNGLLNEGLNYFHIRKPQFTEKMMLDYIEAIDKTHRSRLVLHSFHHLAEKLGIQRLHFSENDRKNKAYERYKKHLLLSTSVHSIDAFNLLADTWQYAFLSPVFASISKKGYGIKQNVFEELKRRTNTAVELIALGGISAENLHRLANESIDGIALLGFVWQRNSPVKNYQLCKQTDLL